From a single Rhodococcus qingshengii JCM 15477 genomic region:
- a CDS encoding gamma carbonic anhydrase family protein has protein sequence MAVYALGDRVPDIHPDAYVHPDAVVIGAVTLAAGTSIWPQAVLRGDYGTISVGIGSNIQDGTVIHCTAIDATVIGSGCVVGHNAHIEGSTIEDHCLIASGSVVLNGTVIGTGSIVAAGAVVANKMQVPPRSMALGVPAKVRAGYEVPLGHLDGNVKMYAANAAYYRDALRRLD, from the coding sequence ATGGCTGTATACGCACTTGGAGACAGAGTTCCGGACATTCATCCGGACGCATACGTCCACCCGGACGCGGTGGTGATCGGCGCCGTGACTCTCGCAGCGGGTACCTCGATCTGGCCGCAAGCGGTATTGCGTGGTGACTACGGAACCATTTCGGTGGGAATCGGATCGAACATCCAGGACGGAACCGTCATCCATTGCACCGCCATCGATGCGACTGTCATCGGTTCCGGTTGCGTCGTGGGCCACAACGCGCACATCGAGGGATCGACCATCGAGGACCATTGCCTGATCGCGTCGGGGTCAGTTGTTCTCAACGGAACGGTGATCGGGACGGGGTCGATCGTCGCCGCGGGTGCGGTGGTGGCCAACAAGATGCAGGTTCCCCCGCGCAGCATGGCACTCGGTGTCCCCGCCAAGGTCCGTGCGGGATACGAAGTTCCGCTCGGCCACCTCGACGGAAACGTCAAGATGTACGCAGCCAATGCGGCGTACTACCGCGACGCGTTGCGCAGGCTCGACTGA
- a CDS encoding DAK2 domain-containing protein — MGEVQRVAEEAESVADGHLLRRWARRAVDSLQKRRGEINNLNVFPIPDSDTGTNLLFTMRAALDSAETIEDDVRSAGRVANALARGAVSGARGNSGVILSQVIRGIAESVQGEHIDGRSFANSLTTATTLASRAVSDLVEGTIVTVLRASGEAAQECVDTRTPSGEDLASVVAAAADAAAVALNKTPEQLDVLASAGVVDAGGFGLVLILDAFVEVLTGKPQVREDLGTPDPRSSAVVDVSAFDHDWAHKSPIECGDHSEQDFEVMYLVDDSDDDRMTALRTRLSVLGDSTVIVSDGFGGWSVHVHCCDAGAAVEAGLEAGKVHGIRISSFLVDERDQLVARAERRFPGAGARGVLAVVAGDSAAALFESEGATVLRCDDAPVTRAQLLGRIRQMERSEVLVLPNGALTAQELVAVSAAARDPLHQVLLLSTSSMVQGLAALAVHDPQRNVADDGFTMSEAAAATRWGSLRIAVERSLTYVGTCDPGDAIGLMGHEVVLIGPDVAESSARLVDLALGSGGELVTLLMGADAPDDLAGQLEAHVVAHHPGVDVLVYQGDQPGDLFQLGVE, encoded by the coding sequence GTGGGGGAAGTGCAACGCGTCGCCGAAGAAGCGGAATCCGTCGCGGACGGACATCTGCTGCGGCGCTGGGCCCGCCGGGCGGTCGACAGCCTCCAGAAACGTCGCGGTGAGATCAACAACCTCAACGTCTTTCCCATCCCTGATTCGGATACCGGCACCAATCTGCTGTTCACGATGCGGGCTGCACTCGATTCCGCCGAGACGATCGAGGACGACGTCCGCAGTGCGGGCCGCGTCGCCAACGCTCTGGCTCGAGGCGCCGTGTCCGGTGCTCGCGGTAATTCCGGAGTGATCCTCTCCCAGGTGATCCGGGGCATCGCCGAGAGCGTTCAAGGTGAGCACATCGACGGCCGTAGCTTCGCGAACTCGCTGACCACGGCGACGACGCTGGCCTCTCGGGCTGTCTCCGATCTGGTGGAAGGCACCATCGTCACGGTATTGCGTGCATCGGGAGAAGCAGCGCAGGAGTGCGTCGACACCAGGACACCGAGCGGCGAGGATCTTGCATCCGTGGTTGCCGCCGCTGCCGACGCCGCTGCGGTCGCACTGAACAAGACGCCGGAGCAACTGGACGTTCTCGCGTCCGCCGGGGTGGTCGATGCCGGGGGATTCGGTCTGGTTCTGATCCTCGACGCCTTTGTCGAGGTGCTGACCGGGAAGCCGCAGGTTCGCGAAGATCTGGGGACGCCGGACCCGAGGTCGAGCGCAGTTGTCGACGTCAGCGCATTCGATCACGATTGGGCTCACAAGAGCCCGATCGAATGTGGTGATCACTCGGAACAGGATTTCGAGGTCATGTACCTCGTCGACGACTCCGACGACGATCGCATGACGGCGCTGCGCACGCGGCTGTCCGTCCTCGGAGATTCGACGGTCATCGTCAGCGACGGTTTCGGCGGCTGGTCGGTGCACGTGCATTGCTGCGATGCCGGTGCAGCCGTGGAAGCCGGCCTCGAGGCCGGGAAGGTTCACGGTATTCGCATCAGCAGTTTTCTCGTCGACGAACGCGACCAGTTGGTGGCACGGGCGGAGAGGCGATTCCCCGGGGCCGGCGCGCGCGGCGTACTGGCCGTCGTTGCCGGTGACAGCGCGGCGGCGTTGTTCGAGAGTGAGGGTGCGACGGTTCTTCGGTGCGACGATGCGCCGGTGACACGCGCACAACTGCTCGGCCGCATTCGTCAAATGGAACGCAGCGAAGTTCTGGTGCTTCCGAACGGAGCTTTGACCGCTCAGGAACTCGTCGCAGTCAGTGCTGCTGCACGCGATCCGCTTCACCAGGTTCTGCTGCTGTCGACGTCGTCGATGGTCCAGGGCCTGGCAGCACTTGCCGTTCACGACCCTCAGCGCAACGTCGCCGACGACGGCTTCACGATGTCCGAGGCGGCGGCCGCCACGCGATGGGGATCGTTGCGGATCGCGGTCGAGCGTTCGCTGACCTACGTCGGGACATGTGATCCGGGTGACGCGATCGGTCTGATGGGGCACGAGGTGGTGCTCATCGGTCCCGACGTCGCGGAGTCGAGTGCGCGACTGGTCGACCTCGCGCTCGGATCCGGTGGCGAACTCGTGACCCTACTCATGGGCGCAGACGCGCCGGACGACCTGGCCGGGCAGCTCGAGGCGCACGTCGTCGCGCACCACCCGGGCGTCGACGTGCTCGTCTATCAGGGTGATCAGCCGGGTGACCTGTTCCAGTTGGGCGTGGAGTGA
- a CDS encoding uracil-DNA glycosylase, which yields MAPLAEIVDPGWARALEPVSEQISAMGKFLREEIAAGREYLPAGENVLRAFTNPFDDVRVLIVGQDPYPTPGHAVGLSFSVAPDVRPVPRSLGNIYKEYHQDLGLPIPPNGDLTPWSKQGVLLLNRVLTVQPGQAASHRKKGWEPVTEQAIRALVARSSPMVAILWGRDAATLAPMLGDTPIIESAHPSPLSASRGFFGSRPFSRANELLTGLGADPVDWNLG from the coding sequence ATGGCGCCGCTTGCAGAGATCGTCGATCCAGGGTGGGCGCGGGCACTCGAACCGGTCTCGGAGCAGATCTCCGCGATGGGTAAGTTCTTGCGCGAAGAGATCGCTGCGGGACGGGAGTACCTGCCGGCGGGAGAGAACGTCTTGCGTGCATTCACGAATCCGTTCGACGACGTTCGGGTGCTCATCGTCGGTCAAGACCCCTATCCGACGCCCGGTCATGCTGTCGGGTTGAGCTTTTCGGTTGCCCCGGACGTGCGGCCGGTTCCGCGAAGTCTCGGTAATATCTACAAGGAGTATCACCAGGATCTCGGGTTGCCGATACCGCCGAACGGCGATCTGACGCCGTGGTCGAAACAAGGTGTGCTGCTTCTCAATCGCGTACTCACCGTGCAGCCGGGTCAAGCCGCTTCTCATCGTAAGAAGGGCTGGGAGCCGGTGACCGAGCAGGCTATCCGCGCTTTGGTGGCGCGGTCGTCACCGATGGTGGCGATCTTGTGGGGTCGTGACGCGGCCACTCTCGCGCCGATGCTGGGCGACACACCGATCATCGAATCAGCGCACCCGTCACCGCTTTCGGCTTCGCGCGGGTTCTTCGGTTCGCGCCCGTTCAGTCGTGCGAACGAACTCTTGACCGGACTCGGAGCTGACCCGGTGGACTGGAATCTGGGCTGA
- a CDS encoding thiamine-phosphate kinase — MERLIASSEFTASSEFTASSEFGSEPTVEQVGEFDVIARSLLGRIQPVTTELGPGDDAAIVTSGDGRVVVSSDMLVEGRHFRMDWSSPRDIGRKAVAQNAADVVSMGARPTAFTVSLGCPSSTPVDVVDAISAGIWDAATDLGAGVVGGDLVQSPVIVVSVTVLGDLGGRAAVLRSGAKIGDKIAVAGWFGCSAAGLALLLDEAVLLDKPASFPDLLASHRVPNPPYQSAWDAAESAHSMTDVSDGLIADLRHLAKASHARFDIFSAAVPTSPDVASAAEALDVDPLDWILSGGEDHGFAATFGPEVEIPSGWIVIGEVAAGSGVSVDGSLRESGGGWHSFSTTGTTAV; from the coding sequence TTGGAGAGACTCATCGCATCATCGGAGTTCACTGCATCATCAGAGTTCACTGCATCATCGGAGTTCGGGTCGGAGCCCACTGTCGAGCAGGTGGGGGAGTTCGACGTGATCGCGCGATCTCTTCTCGGCCGAATCCAACCGGTCACCACTGAATTGGGGCCGGGTGACGATGCCGCCATCGTGACTTCCGGAGACGGCCGTGTGGTTGTCTCGTCCGACATGTTGGTCGAAGGTCGACATTTCCGAATGGATTGGTCTTCACCACGCGACATCGGCCGGAAGGCAGTGGCACAGAACGCTGCTGATGTGGTCTCGATGGGAGCGCGGCCGACGGCCTTCACGGTGTCTCTGGGGTGCCCGTCTTCGACACCCGTCGACGTGGTCGACGCAATCTCCGCGGGAATCTGGGACGCGGCAACCGATCTGGGCGCCGGTGTGGTCGGCGGTGACCTGGTCCAGTCACCGGTGATCGTGGTGTCGGTGACCGTGCTCGGCGATCTCGGTGGCCGTGCGGCAGTTCTGCGTTCGGGAGCAAAGATCGGTGACAAGATCGCGGTCGCCGGGTGGTTCGGTTGCTCGGCCGCAGGGTTGGCACTACTGCTCGACGAAGCCGTGCTCCTCGACAAGCCCGCAAGCTTTCCAGATTTGCTTGCCTCTCATCGTGTTCCGAATCCGCCGTATCAATCGGCATGGGACGCCGCAGAATCAGCACATTCCATGACGGACGTGTCCGACGGATTGATCGCGGATCTTCGACATCTCGCAAAGGCCTCGCACGCGCGGTTCGACATCTTCTCGGCTGCGGTTCCGACCTCACCGGATGTCGCATCGGCGGCCGAGGCGCTCGACGTCGATCCGCTGGACTGGATCCTCTCCGGTGGTGAAGATCACGGATTTGCAGCAACTTTCGGGCCTGAGGTCGAGATTCCGTCGGGTTGGATCGTGATCGGTGAGGTTGCCGCCGGTTCGGGCGTGAGCGTCGACGGTTCGCTTCGCGAGAGCGGCGGGGGCTGGCACAGCTTTTCGACCACCGGTACCACCGCGGTATAG
- the recG gene encoding ATP-dependent DNA helicase RecG — MATLADPLDRLLGKKTADALDEAFEIRTVEDLLRHYPHRYASAGKELAEKEPPEGEHITIIARVASAAVVKMKNRPGQMLRVSLATDSQTVDVTFFNPQKVRHVIKPGVRAMFSGTVKYFRGKWSLTHPSYLILPEPRVGEEDSVVPLASIKGAGDLAGLARANQDPGAELDLSVFDRALIPLYPATREVESWTIMRCVRQVLDQLDPIEEPLPAETRAEHGFIGLDEALRTVHLPDTKEDIERAQDRLRFDEALSLQLVLAMRRHDNSERVAPACAPVAGGIADQFEEMLPFTLTEGQQAVAEEISTDLARPHPMSRLLQGEVGSGKTIVALRAMLQVVDAGYQCALLAPTEVLANQHARSLRKMMGSLAAGGELGSAEHSTRIALLTGSLPVAAKRAALLEAVTGDAGIVIGTHALIQDNVEFFNLGMVVVDEQHRFGVEQRDQLRSRAREGLSPHLLVMTATPIPRTIAMTVLGDLEVSTLRELPRGRTPIKSSVVPAKQKPQWVDRAWERIREDVADGRQAYVVCSRIGDGEQGAGEDQFTEEKQPETKSAVDVFEELSSGPLADLRVGLLHGRLPSDEKDVVMSAFNVGDIDVLVCTTVVEVGVDVPNATVMVIVDAERFGVSQLHQLRGRVGRGKHQGLCILVTGSNPGGPAYERLSAVAATNDGFELAQLDLATRREGDILGAAQSGTTSNLRLLSLMAHGDILESAREFAQGIVDSDPSLDGHPALASMVTAALDSDRIEYLEKS, encoded by the coding sequence ATGGCGACGCTCGCCGACCCACTCGATCGGCTGCTGGGAAAGAAGACCGCGGACGCGCTCGACGAGGCATTCGAGATCCGCACCGTCGAGGACCTGCTGCGTCACTACCCACACCGGTACGCGTCGGCAGGCAAGGAGCTTGCCGAGAAGGAGCCGCCCGAGGGTGAGCACATCACCATCATCGCGCGGGTGGCGTCGGCGGCCGTCGTGAAGATGAAGAACCGTCCGGGGCAGATGTTGCGAGTATCGCTGGCGACTGATTCGCAGACCGTGGACGTCACGTTCTTCAACCCGCAGAAGGTGCGGCACGTCATCAAGCCCGGCGTTCGGGCGATGTTCTCCGGGACGGTGAAGTACTTCCGCGGCAAGTGGTCTCTCACTCATCCGAGCTACCTGATTCTCCCGGAACCTCGTGTCGGCGAAGAGGATTCGGTAGTTCCGCTTGCGTCCATCAAGGGAGCCGGTGACCTTGCGGGCCTGGCTCGCGCAAATCAGGATCCCGGCGCCGAACTCGATCTGTCCGTCTTCGACCGCGCATTGATCCCGCTGTACCCGGCGACCCGCGAGGTCGAGAGCTGGACCATCATGCGGTGCGTGCGGCAAGTGCTCGACCAACTCGATCCGATCGAGGAGCCGTTGCCCGCCGAGACTCGGGCCGAGCACGGATTCATCGGTTTGGACGAGGCGCTGCGCACCGTTCACCTGCCAGATACCAAGGAAGACATCGAACGAGCACAGGATCGTCTGCGTTTCGACGAGGCGCTGTCTCTGCAGTTGGTCCTCGCGATGCGTCGTCACGACAATTCCGAGCGTGTGGCTCCGGCCTGCGCTCCGGTCGCCGGCGGGATCGCGGACCAGTTCGAGGAGATGCTCCCGTTCACTCTGACGGAGGGACAGCAAGCAGTCGCGGAGGAGATCTCCACCGACCTTGCCCGCCCACACCCGATGAGCCGCCTTCTTCAGGGCGAGGTCGGGTCAGGCAAGACGATCGTGGCTCTGCGCGCGATGCTGCAGGTCGTCGATGCGGGTTATCAGTGCGCGTTGCTCGCACCCACCGAGGTCCTGGCAAATCAGCACGCGCGATCACTGCGCAAGATGATGGGCTCGCTGGCTGCAGGTGGTGAACTCGGTTCTGCCGAACATTCCACCCGTATCGCCCTTCTTACCGGCTCGCTGCCAGTCGCTGCGAAGCGCGCAGCTCTGCTCGAAGCCGTGACCGGCGACGCCGGGATCGTCATCGGTACCCATGCGCTCATTCAGGACAACGTCGAGTTCTTCAACCTCGGCATGGTTGTCGTCGACGAGCAACACCGCTTCGGCGTCGAGCAACGTGATCAGTTGCGATCACGTGCCCGTGAAGGACTGAGTCCGCATCTGCTGGTGATGACGGCAACGCCGATTCCGCGAACCATCGCCATGACCGTGCTCGGCGACCTCGAGGTCTCGACCCTGCGAGAGCTTCCACGTGGGCGAACCCCGATCAAGAGCAGTGTCGTGCCCGCGAAGCAGAAGCCGCAGTGGGTCGATCGCGCATGGGAACGAATCCGTGAGGACGTCGCCGACGGCCGTCAGGCGTATGTCGTGTGCTCGCGGATCGGTGACGGCGAGCAGGGTGCAGGCGAAGATCAGTTCACCGAGGAGAAGCAGCCCGAGACCAAGTCGGCGGTTGACGTCTTCGAAGAGCTGTCGAGTGGTCCGCTGGCCGATCTGCGAGTCGGGTTGCTGCACGGTCGACTGCCTTCCGACGAAAAGGACGTGGTGATGAGCGCGTTCAACGTCGGTGACATCGACGTCCTCGTCTGTACGACCGTTGTCGAAGTCGGTGTCGACGTTCCGAACGCGACGGTGATGGTGATCGTCGACGCCGAGCGGTTCGGCGTCAGTCAGCTCCATCAGTTGCGTGGCCGCGTCGGTCGAGGGAAACATCAGGGACTGTGCATCCTCGTCACCGGAAGCAATCCCGGGGGACCGGCGTACGAGCGGCTCTCGGCGGTGGCAGCGACCAACGACGGGTTCGAACTGGCTCAACTCGACCTCGCGACCAGACGTGAAGGAGACATCCTCGGTGCGGCGCAGTCGGGCACAACCTCGAATCTGCGGCTGCTTTCCCTCATGGCCCATGGAGACATCCTCGAGTCCGCCAGGGAGTTCGCTCAGGGAATCGTCGACTCCGATCCGTCGCTCGACGGTCATCCCGCCCTCGCTTCCATGGTGACCGCCGCCCTGGACTCCGACCGGATCGAGTACCTCGAGAAGTCGTGA
- a CDS encoding DUF3515 domain-containing protein, with amino-acid sequence MSAILPIHRHALRSDKTADRLDQDPSEELSMAENTSTADNADIDPDRDDDPSERRSPALIATAIALPVALIVGVVIAAVVAGNNPELSPVALGPVPAPAAESPACVSLLGALPDKIDDFTKAELVEPAPAGAAAWQRSEGEPIVLRCGLDRPSEFDQAAALQVVNGVQWFQVSGTDIGLAASTWFAVDRGEYIGITIPDGTGPTPIQEISDTITATLEQKPLDPAPVAVP; translated from the coding sequence GTGTCGGCAATCCTACCGATTCACCGACATGCTCTCAGAAGTGACAAGACCGCTGATCGACTGGACCAGGACCCGAGCGAAGAACTGAGCATGGCAGAAAACACCTCCACCGCAGACAACGCCGACATCGACCCCGACCGCGACGACGATCCGTCAGAGCGCCGCAGTCCGGCGCTGATCGCCACCGCCATCGCACTCCCGGTAGCCCTGATCGTCGGAGTAGTGATCGCGGCCGTCGTCGCGGGAAACAACCCTGAACTCTCGCCGGTTGCATTGGGACCCGTGCCGGCACCGGCAGCGGAGTCGCCGGCCTGCGTTTCCCTTCTCGGCGCGCTCCCCGACAAGATCGACGACTTCACGAAAGCCGAATTGGTAGAACCTGCTCCGGCCGGTGCGGCAGCGTGGCAGCGCAGCGAAGGAGAGCCGATCGTCTTGCGCTGCGGACTCGACCGTCCGTCCGAGTTCGACCAGGCTGCAGCACTACAGGTCGTGAACGGTGTCCAGTGGTTCCAGGTCTCGGGAACCGACATCGGTTTGGCAGCGAGCACTTGGTTTGCCGTAGACCGCGGTGAATACATCGGTATCACGATCCCCGACGGGACCGGTCCGACGCCGATTCAGGAAATCTCCGACACCATCACGGCGACTCTCGAACAGAAGCCTCTCGACCCGGCGCCGGTCGCGGTTCCCTGA
- a CDS encoding enoyl-CoA hydratase-related protein: MTSIDDLSKVTLDEGVLRITISTAANGTSLDDEGLVQGAQALETVGNDIGSILLVGEGANFCAGGNVRAFAAAPDRGEYVAEVARVFHVFVRALDAATAPVVAGVHGWAAGAGMSLVCLADVAIGGTGTKLRPAYPSIGFTPDGGMSWTLPRIVGVARAREILLNDSVIGGDEAVRLGILTRLVGDDEVQEEAARLARALANGPSTSYSGIKALLRSSRTNSLAEQLDAEAASIAIAANSPIGREGVDAFVDKRRPDFTSAKQA, encoded by the coding sequence GTGACTTCCATCGATGACCTGAGCAAAGTGACCCTCGACGAGGGCGTACTCCGCATCACCATTTCCACCGCCGCCAACGGCACCTCCCTCGACGACGAAGGACTGGTTCAGGGCGCGCAGGCGCTCGAGACAGTCGGAAACGACATCGGGAGCATCCTTCTGGTCGGCGAAGGCGCAAACTTCTGTGCCGGCGGCAACGTCCGTGCGTTCGCCGCAGCCCCTGACCGCGGCGAGTACGTCGCCGAGGTTGCCCGCGTCTTCCACGTGTTCGTTCGCGCGCTCGACGCTGCGACCGCTCCAGTGGTGGCCGGGGTCCACGGATGGGCTGCCGGCGCCGGAATGAGCCTGGTCTGCCTCGCCGACGTCGCAATCGGCGGCACCGGCACCAAGCTTCGCCCCGCGTACCCCTCCATCGGTTTCACCCCGGACGGCGGAATGTCGTGGACGCTTCCACGCATCGTCGGCGTGGCACGCGCTCGCGAGATTCTTCTCAACGATTCGGTGATCGGTGGCGACGAAGCCGTCCGCCTGGGGATCCTCACCCGACTCGTCGGTGACGACGAGGTCCAAGAAGAGGCAGCTCGCCTCGCCCGCGCTCTGGCCAACGGACCGAGTACGTCGTACTCGGGAATCAAAGCACTGCTGCGTTCGTCGCGGACGAACTCGCTCGCCGAGCAACTCGACGCCGAAGCCGCGTCCATCGCCATCGCAGCGAACAGCCCGATCGGACGCGAGGGCGTCGACGCGTTCGTCGACAAGCGTCGGCCCGATTTCACTTCCGCAAAGCAGGCCTAG
- the rpmB gene encoding 50S ribosomal protein L28 → MAAVCDVCAKGPGFGKSVSHSHRRTNRRWNPNIQSVRTEVAPGNTRKVNVCTSCLKAGKVARG, encoded by the coding sequence ATGGCTGCCGTCTGCGACGTATGCGCCAAGGGGCCCGGCTTCGGTAAGTCGGTCTCGCACTCGCACCGGCGTACCAATCGTCGCTGGAACCCGAACATTCAGTCTGTTCGTACCGAGGTTGCCCCGGGTAACACCCGTAAGGTCAACGTGTGCACCTCCTGCCTGAAGGCAGGCAAGGTCGCTCGGGGCTGA